One region of Trachemys scripta elegans isolate TJP31775 chromosome 8, CAS_Tse_1.0, whole genome shotgun sequence genomic DNA includes:
- the GRPEL2 gene encoding grpE protein homolog 2, mitochondrial, which translates to MAGRSLRAARHHLSPLLSLGAQRPSRDCLCVFSTAAQQRSTGDECGPEDPRDEPRHPLSERTIELKASKLEEQVRDLTERYRKALADSENVRRRTQKFVEDAKLFGIQSFCKDLVEVADILEKTTESAAREAEPSDPKPTLKKIYEGLFLIEAKLQSVFAKHGLQKMNPVGGKYDPYDHEIVCHVPAEGMQPGTVALVTQDGYKLHGRTIRHAHVGVAVESQE; encoded by the exons ATGGCTGGCAGGTCCCTGCGGGCGGCCCGGCATCACCTTAGCCCGCTGCTCTCGTTGGGCGCTCAGCGGCCCAGCAG AGATTGCCTGTGTGTCTTCAGCACTGCGGCTCAGCAGAGGAGTACGGGAGATGAGTGTGGACCAGAGGATCCCCGCGATGAGCCGAGACATCCCCTTTCTGAGCGAACTATAGAGCTCAAAGCCAGCAAACTGGAAGAACAAGTCCGTGATTTAACT GAGCGATACCGGAAAGCCTTGGCGGATTCGGAAAATGTCCGGAGGAGAACACAGAAGTTTGTGGAAGATGCCAAGCTGTTTG GGATCCAGAGTTTCTGCAAGGACCTGGTGGAGGTAGCTGATATCTTGGAGAAGACTACGGAGAGCGCTGCAAGAGAAGCAGAGCCCAGTGACCCAAAACCAACCCTCAAGAAGATCTATGAAGGCCTCTTCCTCATAGAGGCCAAGTTGCAAAGTGTATTTGCCAAGCATGGCCTTCAGAAGATGAACCCCGTCGGTGGCAAATATGATCCATACGACCATGAAATAGTCTGCCATGTGCCAGCAGAGGGAATGCAGCCGGGCACAGTGGCACTAGTGACTCAGGATGGCTATAAACTCCACGGCCGCACTATCAGACACGCACATGTTGGTGTGGCAGTAGAGTCGCAGGAGTGA